Genomic segment of Candidatus Methylomirabilota bacterium:
GCGGCGCGCTCCTGCCCGTGCTGCACCTCGCGCAGGACACGTTCGGGTACATCTCCCTGGAGGTCGAGGAGTACGTGGGCACCCTGTTCGACCTCTCGCCCGCCCACGTCCACGAGGTGGTCACGTTCTACACGATGTTCTTCCAGCAGCCCAAGGGCCGCCACATCGTTGCGGTGTGTCACAACCTCACCTGCCATCTCATGGGCGCCAAGGACATCGTCCAGCACCTCAGGGAGCGGCTCGGCGTCGAGCCGGGCGAGACCACGCCCGACGGCAAGGTGACGT
This window contains:
- a CDS encoding NAD(P)H-dependent oxidoreductase subunit E; this encodes MPDPKRPEFSAEQLAEVRRLQGLYPDKRGALLPVLHLAQDTFGYISLEVEEYVGTLFDLSPAHVHEVVTFYTMFFQQPKGRHIVAVCHNLTCHLMGAKDIVQHLRERLGVEPGETTPDGKVTFLTVECLCACEQAPMMQVDDRYEGLLTNEKVDRILGGLA